The genome window TCCGGGCGCGACGAGGCGGAGGCCGCCTTCGGCCTCGGCGCCTATGCCGAAATCCGGGGGCTTTCGGCGCTGCTGCCGCCCGCCGAGGCGGCGCTGCTGGCGACCGCGCGCGGCCTCTGCCATTGGCACCGCACCCACCGCTTCTGCGGCGCCTGCGGGCACCCCACCGAAAGCCGCGAGGTCGGGCACTCGCGCCTCTGCACCGATCCGGCGTGCGCGCGGCAGCACTACCCGCGCCTCGATCCGGCGGTGATCATGCTGGTGGAGAGCGTCGACGCGGCGGGGCGGCCGGTGTGTCTGCTCGCCCACAACGCGCGCTTTCCCGGCAACGTCTTTTCGACCCTCGCGGGGTTCGTCGAAATCGGCGAAACCCTCGAACAGGCGGTACGCCGCGAGGTGATGGAAGAGGTCGGGTGCGCCGTCGCCGAGGTCTCGTATCGTGCCTCGCAGCCGTGGCCGTTCCCGTCCTCGATCATGCTCGGCTTCCGCGCCACCGCCGCGTTCGCGCCG of uncultured Alphaproteobacteria bacterium contains these proteins:
- a CDS encoding Peroxisomal NADH pyrophosphatase is translated as MGGFAIGYTGGDYDRACERRLDDAWIAAEIAAARCRIVPVWRDRNLVSGWPDAAPRAAFLNSDAARALLADPANGAILLGVDTGGAVFALDVSGRDEAEAAFGLGAYAEIRGLSALLPPAEAALLATARGLCHWHRTHRFCGACGHPTESREVGHSRLCTDPACARQHYPRLDPAVIMLVESVDAAGRPVCLLAHNARFPGNVFSTLAGFVEIGETLEQAVRREVMEEVGCAVAEVSYRASQPWPFPSSIMLGFRATAAFAPLKPDAVEVSDARWFTAADLDAAAEWEEEGAALRLPRRDSIARFLIEGWRAERARP